One window from the genome of Mustela lutreola isolate mMusLut2 chromosome 11, mMusLut2.pri, whole genome shotgun sequence encodes:
- the MTRFR gene encoding mitochondrial translation release factor in rescue has protein sequence MRPLACFYWATALARIWPVPGGPRPWEKQALLAPTAAVTVVQVAGKKDRPALPPLEERDLEEQFVKGHGPGGQATNKTSNCVVLRHVPSGIVVKCHQTRSVDQNRKLARKILQEKLDIFYNGENSLVYKEKQEAERKKQERKKRAKETLEKKKLLKELWEASRNVH, from the exons ATGAGGCCCTTGGCTTGCTTTTACTGGGCCACAGCCCTGGCCAGAATATGGCCAGTGCCAGGGGGCCCCAGGCCTTGGGAGAAGCAGGCGCTGCTCGCGCCGACAGCAGCAGTCACTGTGGTGCAGGTGGCAGGCAAAAAGGACCGCCCCGCTCTGCCTCCCCTGGAGGAGAGGGACCTTGAAGAGCAGTTCGTGAAAGGGCACGGCCCAGGGGGCCAGGCCACCAACAAAACCAGCAACTGTGTGGTGTTGAGGCACGTCCCCTCCGGCATCGTCGTCAAG TGCCATCAGACAAGATCGGTCGATCAGAACAGAAAGCTCGCTCGGAAAATCCTCCAAGAGAAACTGGATATTTTCTACAATGGTGAAAACAGTCTTGTTTACAAGGAaaaacaggaggcagagaggaaaaagcaagagaggaaaaaaagagcaaaggaaacccTAGAGAAAAAGAAGCTGCTGAAAGAACTCTGGGAAGCAAGTAGAAATGTCCACTGA
- the CDK2AP1 gene encoding cyclin-dependent kinase 2-associated protein 1 isoform X1, with amino-acid sequence MATSSQYRQLLSDYGPPSLGYTQGTGNSQVPQSKYAELLAIIEELGKEIRPTYAGSKSAMERLKRGIIHARGLVRECLAETERNARS; translated from the exons ATGGCGACATCCTCCCAGTACCGCCAGCTGCTGAGCGACTACGGGCCGCCGTCTCTCGGCTACACCCAG GGAACAGGGaacagccaggtaccccaaagcaAGTATGCTGAGCTGCTGGCCATCATCGAGGAGCTGGGGAAAGAGATCAGACCCACGTACGCCGGGAGTAAGAGTGCCATGGAGAGACTAAAACGGG gcATCATTCACGCCAGAGGACTGGTTCGAGAGTGCTTGGCGGAAACGGAAAGGAATGCCCGATCCTAG